CTTGTAAATGGAATGAGATTTACTACATGTGGCGACCAAATTTACAAGATGAAAATGATAACTTTATAGTAGAGTTGGCGGTTGCTAGTGGAGCAGAAGCTATCATCACTTACAATGCCAAAGACTTTAAAAGTGCGGAGTTAATCTTTAAACATAAGATTATAACGCCAGAAGATTTTATAAAGGAGATGCCATGAGTACAATCACACTAAGAATACCAGACTCTAAACATGAAAGATTAAAGCAGTATGCCAAAGAGCAAGGAATTAGCCTAAACAAGCTTTTTGAGGAATTTGCGACAGTAGCACTAGCACAGTTTGATGCAAAAACAAGATTTGACATAAAAGCCTCAAGAGGTAGTGCCGAAAGAGGATTGCAGATTTTAGACAAACTAGATAAAACTCTTTAAAAGATTTAAAAAAGTTTAGAGTTTAGACCTGACCCTTTTTTGCTGTTTCTAAGGAAAATTATGAACAATCACGAACTTACTTGGTACATGCAAGAGATATCTATGCATGCGCTAGGAGCAGAAATTGACTTTAAGAACTTTTTGGAAGCGGTAAACAATGAAGAAACAAGGCAGACGAGAACTGTTTGGTTTCATTTAACTTCTTTTCTTTCACATGCTGCTATGATTTCAAAACTCGTGTCTCCTATATCGCCTCGCGATGTTAAAGCAGAACGAATGAATTTATTACAAGAAGCTCTAAATATCGAGAGTAATTCAGAAGTATTACCAAGAAATGCAAGAGATAATGTGGAGCATTTCGATGAAAGAATAGATAATTGGGTGGGTACCGACTCCAGTACCTTACTTGAAGTTGTATTACAAAATAGAACAGGCTATGACTTCATGAATGTAGATGCAAAAAGAGTTAAAAGATTACTTCTATTAGATGAACTTATTTTTATTTCAGAAACAAGAAATACTGATAAGTTTGAGCTTAAGTTACAACCTTTATTTAATGAAGTTAAGCGAATTGGAGATGAGGCTGGAGCATGGATAGAGAGGAACTCACCTTATAATTTTATATATCCGCAACAAGGTAGCTAGCAAATCAGAATAAAAGGGGTCAGGTCTAAACTCTAAACTTTTTGGTATAATTTTCCCAAAGGAGATGGCATGCCAAGAAGATTACGCGTAGAAAATTGTGGTTATCACCATGTTTACAACCGTGGTGTTGCAAAAAACAGTATCTTTTTGGACGAATACGATAAAGTAAAATTTATCGAAATTCTCTCCAGTGTTTGCAAAGAATACAAATTCGACATCCATTCATTCTGTCTTATGGATAACCACTACCATCTTTTGGTAGAAAACAGAAGAGAAAACCTCTCTGCGGGTATGCGCCAACTCAACTCTGGGTATGCAAGTTATTTTAACAAACGCCATCAAAGAGTAGGCCATCTGTGGCAAGATAGGTACAAGTCATGGTATGTGCTCGATGAAACATACCTTTTTAC
The window above is part of the Sulfurospirillum tamanense genome. Proteins encoded here:
- a CDS encoding toxin-antitoxin system HicB family antitoxin — encoded protein: MSTITLRIPDSKHERLKQYAKEQGISLNKLFEEFATVALAQFDAKTRFDIKASRGSAERGLQILDKLDKTL